The region AGCATCTCCTCCGCCTGCGTTACCGCACTCCACAGCAGAACTACAAGCTCTCCTCCGCCCTGCCAGTTGCGGAAGGCATAGCCGCTCTGGTCTGCGGCCATCACTTCATTGCAGACATTAGCCAGCACGAAGGCCGTCAAGGCCACATCCCCGCGGAATCTCCGCAGCAGATGGCAGTCTGCAGCTTGCAGCGGGATTACGGCGATTCTGCACTCCTGCGCCCCAATCGGCATCCCCAGCTCTTCACAGAGGGACAGCTTCAGCTCATGGAACGAGGCCTGTCCGCTCACCAGATCGGACAGCATTTTGTCCCAGTAGAGCGGACGCAGCGCGTTGAGCTGCATGTTCTGGCGCTGGCGCCGCTTCCGTTCCGCCTCCTCCTCCATCCACAGCTTGAAGGCATGCTCCGCAGAGGCAATCAGCTGCTTGCTGTTCAGCGGCTTCAGCAGATAATCCGTACCGCCGTATACGATGGCCGGCTTGACGTAATTGAAATCCTGATACCCGCTGATGACAATCGTCTTCGTATGCGGATAATGCCGGTGCAGCCATTCCAGCAGCTCCGCCCCGTCCATCAGCGGCATCCGCATATCCGTGAACACGACAGCCGGCTGATGCTCCTGCATGATCCGTGTCGCCTCCTGCCCGTTGGTCGCCTCATAGATCCCGGAGATGTTATAGCTGTCCCACGGAACAAAATAACGGATGGCCTCCCGCACATGCTTCTCATCATCTACAATCAGCACCTTCATCTCAGCCGCTCCTTCTAAGGATCATTTATCCTATTAAACATTTATGCTGTGAGCTTCACTGGGCAAAAGCCCAAATTAACCGTCTATCACCTCCAGCGGAATAATCAGCGTAACGGTAAGCCCCTGGCCGTCTTCATTATTCTTAAGCTGCATCTCCGCTGCGCTGCCGAACTGGAGCCGCAGACGGGCCAGCACATTGTACAGGCCGATCTCCTCCTGGCCTTGCTGGCTGCTGCCTCTGAGACAGGCCGTAATCTCCTCCAGCCGCTCCGGGCTCATGCCCCGGCCGTTATCCTTCACGGCAAGCACCAGCCTGGCCGCTCCTTCCAGCCTGCACTCGATCTGGATCAACCCCCCGCTTATGCCGTCAGCGAAGGCATGCTTGAAGATATTCTCCACAATCGGCTGCAGGATCATCTTCGGCAGGATCAGCTCCAGAGCCTCTGGCCCCGCCTGAACCTCCAGCTGCAGATTCTCTTCGCCGAACCGCTCCGTCTGGAGAATCATATAGTTCTGCACATGCTCAATCTCATCCCGCAGCGGCACCTGGGTCCGCTCGGTATTCATCGAATAACGCATCATGCTGCCCAGGGAATAGATGAGATCATATACCTTCGGCGCATTATAGCGCAAGGACAGGCTGGCGATCGATTGCAGCGCATTGTAGAGAAAATGCGGGTTCACCTGGGCCTGTAGCGCCTTCAGCTGATTCGTCTTGTTCGCCAGCTCCAGCCGGTACTCCTTAACGATCAGCTCATTGATCGTGCGGGTCATGCCGGTGATCTTGCGGGTGAGGAGCCCGAACTCGTCCTCCCGCTCGGCATCCATATGCGCATCCAGCTGGCCGGTCTGCACCTTCTGCGTGAAGTGAATCAGCTTCTTGATCGGACGGGTGAAGCCAATGGAGATCAGCACGGCACTGATGCCCCCGATCAGCAGGAACAGCAGCCCGATGCCCATATTGAACCGGGTAATCACCCTTGCGTCTGTGTAGAGATCCTCATAGGGCACCAGCTTGATAATGCTTCCGCTGAACAAAGGGGCCTTGATCTGCTTGAACATTACGATCCCCTGGAAGCCATCCTTCTTCCAGGCGAAATGCCCGCTGTCCTGCTCTGCGGGGAGACGGCTCCAGCCCGCTGCGACCGGCTTCCCGATCCAGTCCGGATCGGAGGCGAACAGCGCCTCGCCTTGCTCATTCAGCACATACAGGCGCTCAGTGTCCGAGGTGTACATCGACTCCACAATCCCCTCCAGCTCCCCCAGCGTATAATCGATCGACAAATCTGCCAGTACACTGTCACTGGGGGTCCGGTAGATGGGGAAATGGGCCGTAAAGACCGGCACGCTCCCCGGCTTCAGATTGGGGAAACCGGACTTCACTCCGTATTGATGATCCATATGCGTCACTTCGAGATACGGGCGGTAAGTCCCTCCAGCTTGCCCCTTGGCGGCATAGTCTGCATTATCCTCACGGCGGAAAAATCCCTTAAGCAGCAGATTGGACTGCCTGGCGGCCCTCACATACAGATGAATCTGATACGTATTGCGGTCGGAGAGAAACAGATTGTACAGCTGGGTGGAGATGATCGCCCGGGTGTCCGGCAGTATGGTGCCGGGCGGGGCCTGGGCGGGGCTTTTGGCGGTAAGCAGAGTGGTGTAGAAGGAGCTGGGAACATTGATCCCGCTGTAAAGCGACATCGCCTGCTGGTTCATGCCGCTGAAATAACTCCGCAGATTCGCCTCCCCCAGCGTCAGCAGCTTCGTATTCTGCTTCACGGACTGGTCTGTAACCGACTGCCTCGTATAGAGATAAGAGAAGGTCACAGAGATGCCTGACGGGATCACTGATGCCAGCAGCACTAAGGCCATCAGCCGTGTCCGGATGCTGTTCTTGAACATGGGGGAACCTCCTAGAAGTTGTGTGGGCCGTATGGCCTGCAATATAATCCACTTTTTCCGGCATGAAATGGAGTGTTGGCGGTGGCCCGGGCTTTCTATAATCAAGCTGTGAACCCGTAGATAGCTTACCCAAACTTACCCAAAGGAGAGTCCATATGAGAAAAACTCTAGGTATACAGCGCGGCTGGGGACAGCAAATCGTATTTCTCGGCCCCTGTCTGCTCTTTTTCCTGACCATTGTGGTCACCCCGTTCTTCCTCGGCTTCTACTACTCCTCCACCGACTGGAACGGGCTGGATCTGGACAAAGCGGTCTGGACCGGCGCGGCCAACTGGAAACGTATTTTCATGAATGACGATAAGTTCTGGGAGTCCCTGGTCTTCACCCTGCGCTTCACCGTGATCTCGGTTGTGGCTGCCAATGTGCTTGCGCTGCTGCTGGCCTTCATTCTAATGACGACGCTGAAGACGAAGAAGCTGCTCCGTACCGTCTTTTTCATGCCCAATGTGATCGGCGGCATTCTGCTCGGCTACATCTGGCAGTTCATCTTCACCAAAGGCTTCGCTACAATCGGCGAGCTGACCGGGATTTCATTCTTTCAACTGCCCTGGCTGGGCACGCCAAGTACCGGGTTCTGGGGTCTGGTTATCGTGTTCGTCTGGCAGACAGCCGGTTATATGATGGTCATCTATATCGCCGGGTTGGCCGGGATTCCCAAGGATCTCATCGAAGCCGCCCGCATAGACGGTGCCCGCGCTCCGCAGCTGTTCAAGAGCGTCTACATCCCGCTGATTATGCCGGCGATCACCATCTGCCTGTTCCTGACGACCTCCAATGCCTTCAAAATGTTCGACCTCAACCTGTCGCTGACCAAAGGCGGGCCGGGCACCTCGACCCAGTCGCTGGCCTATAACATTTATGCGGAGGCACTCATCAACAACCGGTATGGCCTGGGGACAGCCAAAGCGCTGCTCTTCTTCGCCGCCGTCTCCCTGATCACCGTTACCCAGGTCTGGCTAACCAAACGAAAAGAGGTGTCCGCCTAATGAACAGCAGCCGCTACCGCCCGGGCAACTTCCTCCTCGAAATTGCCGCCATTCTGCTGGCTATTGTCTTTCTGTCACCGTTCTATCTGGTCCTGAGCAACTCGGTTAAGGGGCTGAAGGACATCCTGATCGATGCCGCTTCCTGGCCGCAGGTGTTCCACTGGAGTAACTATTCCAAGGTCTGGGATGCCATTAACTTCCCGCAGGCCTTCTTCAACTCTCTGACCATTACGATTCTAAGTGTAATCTTCATCGTCCTGTTCAGCTCGATGGCCGCTTACCAGATTGTGCGCAAGCCGACACGCTTCAATTCCTTCGTGTTCCTGCTGCTGGTCTCGGCGATGATCATTCCGTTCCAGTCGCTCATGCTGCAATTAGTCCGGGTGACCAGCCTGCTGGAGCTGCGCGGCGAGCTGTACGGCATTGTGGCCTGTTATCTCGGCTTCGGGATGCCGCTGTCGGTCTTCCTGTTCCACGGGTTCATTAAGACGGTGCCGCTGGAGCTGGAGGAAGCCGCGCGGGTGGACGGCTCGAATCCGTACGGCGTGTTCTTCCGGATCGTCTTCCCGCTGCTGCTGCCGATTATTGTAACCGTCATTATCCTGAATACGCTATGGATCTGGAATGACTATCTGCTGCCTGTCCTGGTGATCGGCGGGAATAAGGATCTGACGACCCTGCCCGTAGCTGTGACCAAGTTCTTCGGACAGTACACCAAGAAGTGGGATCTGGCTCTTGCCGGTCTCGTCATGGCGATTACGCCAATTCTCTTGTTCTTCCTGTCGCTCCAGCGTTATATTGTGGAAGGCGTGACGGCAGGCTCCATTAAGGGATGATCTTAGGATCGGCTTTCCTTTGCAGCAATAATATCCACTTTTTCGAGCAACATATGAAGTGTAAGTCATCTATCAATTCCATTACGCTCTAAGAGCAGGAACCACAGACCAGGGAGGTTATTCTATGAAAAGAAAGTTCGCGTTCATCATGGCAACCGTTTGCACCCTCATTATCGCAGGTTGCGGGAACAGCGGCAATACGAATTCCGCAGGCAATGGAAGCGCCACTATTGCTCCTAACGCGTCAACCGAATCTGCAGCACCGGAAGCCAGCAAAGCGCCTGCCAAGGATGTTACGATCAAGATGTTCCAGTTCAAGGTGGAGATTGCCGAGCAGCTGAATGCACTCGCCGAAGAATATGAGAAGGAGACAGGCGTGAAGGTGGAGGTCGAAACGCACGGCGGCGGTGAGGATTACGGCGCACTGCTGAAGGCGGAGATCGCTTCCGGCTCTGAGCCTGAGATTTTCAATAACGGGGGGTATACAGCCCTTGTTCCTTATATGGACCGCGCCACTGACCTGAGCAATGAGCCTTGGGCCACCCAGCTGATCCCGACCGCCAAGACACCGGCAACCGTAGACGGCAAGCTTTATGGCATGCCTATGAATGTAGAAGGCTACGGGCTGATCTACAACAAGGATCTGTTCGCCAAAGCCGGCATAACGGAAGAGCCCAAGACGCTCCCGCAGCTCAAGGACGCTGTAGCCAAGCTGAAGACTGCTGGCATCACACCGTTTGAAGCCACCAATGAGTGGTGGTCGATGGGGATTCACCTCGTGAACGTAGGAATGGCGCACCAGCCTGATCCGAAGCAGTTCATAGACGATG is a window of Paenibacillus sp. FSL H3-0469 DNA encoding:
- a CDS encoding sensor histidine kinase, with product MFKNSIRTRLMALVLLASVIPSGISVTFSYLYTRQSVTDQSVKQNTKLLTLGEANLRSYFSGMNQQAMSLYSGINVPSSFYTTLLTAKSPAQAPPGTILPDTRAIISTQLYNLFLSDRNTYQIHLYVRAARQSNLLLKGFFRREDNADYAAKGQAGGTYRPYLEVTHMDHQYGVKSGFPNLKPGSVPVFTAHFPIYRTPSDSVLADLSIDYTLGELEGIVESMYTSDTERLYVLNEQGEALFASDPDWIGKPVAAGWSRLPAEQDSGHFAWKKDGFQGIVMFKQIKAPLFSGSIIKLVPYEDLYTDARVITRFNMGIGLLFLLIGGISAVLISIGFTRPIKKLIHFTQKVQTGQLDAHMDAEREDEFGLLTRKITGMTRTINELIVKEYRLELANKTNQLKALQAQVNPHFLYNALQSIASLSLRYNAPKVYDLIYSLGSMMRYSMNTERTQVPLRDEIEHVQNYMILQTERFGEENLQLEVQAGPEALELILPKMILQPIVENIFKHAFADGISGGLIQIECRLEGAARLVLAVKDNGRGMSPERLEEITACLRGSSQQGQEEIGLYNVLARLRLQFGSAAEMQLKNNEDGQGLTVTLIIPLEVIDG
- a CDS encoding sugar ABC transporter permease; its protein translation is MRKTLGIQRGWGQQIVFLGPCLLFFLTIVVTPFFLGFYYSSTDWNGLDLDKAVWTGAANWKRIFMNDDKFWESLVFTLRFTVISVVAANVLALLLAFILMTTLKTKKLLRTVFFMPNVIGGILLGYIWQFIFTKGFATIGELTGISFFQLPWLGTPSTGFWGLVIVFVWQTAGYMMVIYIAGLAGIPKDLIEAARIDGARAPQLFKSVYIPLIMPAITICLFLTTSNAFKMFDLNLSLTKGGPGTSTQSLAYNIYAEALINNRYGLGTAKALLFFAAVSLITVTQVWLTKRKEVSA
- a CDS encoding carbohydrate ABC transporter permease, translated to MNSSRYRPGNFLLEIAAILLAIVFLSPFYLVLSNSVKGLKDILIDAASWPQVFHWSNYSKVWDAINFPQAFFNSLTITILSVIFIVLFSSMAAYQIVRKPTRFNSFVFLLLVSAMIIPFQSLMLQLVRVTSLLELRGELYGIVACYLGFGMPLSVFLFHGFIKTVPLELEEAARVDGSNPYGVFFRIVFPLLLPIIVTVIILNTLWIWNDYLLPVLVIGGNKDLTTLPVAVTKFFGQYTKKWDLALAGLVMAITPILLFFLSLQRYIVEGVTAGSIKG
- a CDS encoding ABC transporter substrate-binding protein translates to MKRKFAFIMATVCTLIIAGCGNSGNTNSAGNGSATIAPNASTESAAPEASKAPAKDVTIKMFQFKVEIAEQLNALAEEYEKETGVKVEVETHGGGEDYGALLKAEIASGSEPEIFNNGGYTALVPYMDRATDLSNEPWATQLIPTAKTPATVDGKLYGMPMNVEGYGLIYNKDLFAKAGITEEPKTLPQLKDAVAKLKTAGITPFEATNEWWSMGIHLVNVGMAHQPDPKQFIDDVKAGTQTIKGNAIFKQWLDLVDVIFDNAQDNKMTTDYATQVAEFASGKAAMMLQGNWTQGDIDKIDPALNLGLLPLPINGEEGTILVGVPNNYIVNSKSAHPEEAKAFLNWMVSSETGQKYLTKEFKFIPAEANITADAADIGQVAVAVQEKSGNALGWNWDMFPDGVTQGFGAAMQEYLGGQLNHDQLLEKLDKAVQDIVKQ